Proteins encoded together in one Cydia splendana unplaced genomic scaffold, ilCydSple1.2 scaffold_10_ctg1A, whole genome shotgun sequence window:
- the LOC134805425 gene encoding uncharacterized protein LOC134805425 codes for MRYLGIVLDSRWSFTEHFARKAPKLLAAAGALGGLLPNTGGPGSTCRRLYQGVVRSMALYGAPIWAESLNARNVALLRRPQRVIATRAIRAYRTVSFEAATLLAGSPPWDLEAGVLAAVYWQVAEERAAGNRPLPEEIKLWREEAKDDLLRRWDERLEAPSASREVVGAVRPVLRDWLKRDFGPMTYHLTQVLTGHGCFGRYLWRVARREDTAVCKHCDRGEEDTAHHTRAVCPAWDEPRSEMVAVLGADLSLPAIASAMVRNRGTWEAVVAFCDAVMSLKEAAEREREDDPLSLPIRRKRTGRRRAAYDRRLPP; via the coding sequence ATGCGGTACCTAGGCATTGTCCTCGACAGTCGGTGGAGCTTCACTGAGCACTTTGCGCGGAAGGCGCCAAAATTGCTGGCCGCAGCCGGAGCACTCGGGGGACTGCTCCCGAACACCGGGGGACCGGGCAGCACATGCCGCCGCCTTTATCAGGGTGTTGTGCGCTCCATGGCACTCTATGGGGCCCCAATATGGGCAGAATCCCTGAACGCTCGGAACGTGGCCCTGTTGCGCAGACCCCAACGGGTTATAGCCACAAGAGCGATACGAGCGTACAGGACGGTCTCCTTTGAGGCGGCGACGTTGCTGGCCGGCAGCCCACCATGGGACCTGGAGGCTGGGGTCCTGGCGGCGGTATATTGGCAAGTTGCGGAAGAGCGGGCGGCGGGAAATCGTCCACTTCCGGAGGAGATCAAGCTTTGGAGGGAGGAGGCCAAGGATGACCTTCTCCGGAGGTGGGATGAAAGGCTAGAAGCCCCGAGCGCAAGCCGCGAGGTGGTGGGCGCAGTACGCCCAGTCCTTAGGGACTGGTTGAAGCGCGACTTCGGGCCAATGACGTACCACTTGACACAGGTACTTACTGGGCACGGTTGCTTTGGTAGGTACCTGTGGCGAGTGGCACGACGAGAGGACACAGCGGTGTGCAAGCACTGTGACAGAGGTGAGGAGGACACGGCGCATCACACCCGCGCCGTATGCCCTGCGTGGGATGAACCGAGATCGGAGATGGTTGCGGTTCTTGGAGCAGACCTATCGCTGCCGGCAATAGCCAGTGCGATGGTCCGTAACAGAGGCACCTGGGAGGCGGTCGTCGCGTTTTGCGACGCTGTCATGTCCCTAAAGGAGGCGGCGGAGAGGGAGCGAGAGGACGATCCCCTCTCGCTCCCTATCCGCCGAAAAAGGACCGGGCGGAGGCGGGCCGCGTATGACCGCCGCTTGCCGCCCTAA